One region of Flavobacterium pisciphilum genomic DNA includes:
- a CDS encoding PRTRC system ThiF family protein — translation MKTGKTKVHFTDPYLISPTNPITVNLIGAGGTGSKVLTALMEMNHSLVSLGHAGLCVRLWDDDIITNANLGRQRFAPSETGLYKSVALINRANRFMGTNWKAETVKFKRDCFGKLPANAKATIYITCTDSAGSRFEIADILKYSNQRHHRDDPKYWMDFGNSQYTGQVVLSTVGEIRQPKSGIFETVERLPFVTEEFGELLKQSEAVDDTPSCSLAEALDKQDLYINSALAQMGCSLLWNLFREGMTPNRGFFLNLKDFRSQPIGVG, via the coding sequence ATGAAAACAGGAAAAACCAAAGTCCATTTTACAGACCCGTACCTGATTAGCCCGACAAATCCCATTACGGTCAACCTCATAGGGGCAGGCGGTACAGGCTCAAAAGTGCTGACTGCCCTGATGGAGATGAACCACAGCCTCGTATCGCTGGGGCATGCAGGGCTGTGCGTCCGCCTTTGGGATGATGACATTATCACAAATGCCAATCTGGGCAGACAGCGTTTTGCACCCAGTGAGACAGGGCTGTACAAATCCGTGGCACTTATCAACCGTGCCAACCGTTTTATGGGAACAAACTGGAAAGCCGAAACCGTTAAATTTAAAAGGGACTGCTTTGGAAAACTGCCCGCAAATGCAAAGGCAACGATTTATATCACGTGTACGGACAGCGCAGGCTCCCGTTTTGAGATTGCCGATATTTTAAAATACAGCAATCAGAGGCATCACAGGGACGACCCGAAATACTGGATGGATTTTGGCAACAGCCAGTACACGGGTCAGGTTGTTTTGTCCACCGTTGGGGAGATTCGACAACCCAAGTCTGGGATTTTTGAAACGGTGGAGCGCCTGCCGTTTGTGACCGAGGAATTTGGCGAATTGCTAAAGCAGTCGGAAGCGGTGGACGACACCCCAAGCTGTTCGCTTGCCGAGGCGCTCGACAAACAGGACTTGTATATTAATTCTGCCTTGGCGCAGATGGGATGCTCGCTGTTATGGAACCTCTTTCGTGAGGGGATGACACCCAACAGGGGATTTTTCCTGAATTTGAAGGATTTCCGCTCACAGCCCATCGGGGTGGGATAA